From Jeotgalibaca dankookensis, one genomic window encodes:
- a CDS encoding tocopherol cyclase family protein, whose protein sequence is MANRLTNPNLFQGNLNKKQYFEGWYYKQVSADGKTAISFIPGISLNKDEPHSFVQYIIVQEDEREDTHTGYLRLTKDAFKWQDDPFQVMVGENLFSTEKLSVNIETKTDRISGAIYFGALSPIGTSALQPNIMGPFAYFPKMECYHGITSMNHSLQGSLLINGKMVDFTGGKGYIEKDWGSKFPKHYVWIQSNHFREEDTSVFFSVAHVPFLGMELQGFISNIHVKGKEYRFATYNNSKLSISFPSENQVNVKIENDQAEVTLIGTVEHLGNLQAPVESGMHKTIKEGVSGNLQMELWDKETDYYYQGLGTMAGIEIVDAHEMKSTM, encoded by the coding sequence TTGGCAAACCGATTAACAAATCCAAATTTGTTTCAAGGTAATCTCAATAAAAAACAATATTTTGAAGGTTGGTACTATAAACAGGTCAGTGCAGATGGTAAAACCGCAATCAGTTTCATTCCAGGTATTAGTTTAAATAAAGACGAACCCCATTCCTTCGTTCAATACATTATTGTTCAAGAAGATGAACGAGAAGATACTCATACGGGTTATTTACGATTAACCAAAGATGCTTTCAAATGGCAAGATGACCCTTTCCAAGTCATGGTGGGTGAAAATCTTTTCTCGACCGAAAAATTATCTGTTAATATTGAAACAAAAACAGACCGCATATCCGGTGCCATCTATTTCGGTGCCCTTAGTCCAATTGGAACCTCTGCACTACAGCCAAACATTATGGGGCCATTTGCTTATTTTCCTAAAATGGAATGCTACCATGGTATCACGAGTATGAATCATAGCCTACAAGGTAGTTTGTTGATTAATGGAAAAATGGTTGATTTTACAGGTGGCAAAGGGTATATCGAAAAAGATTGGGGAAGTAAATTTCCTAAACACTATGTTTGGATTCAAAGTAATCATTTTAGAGAAGAAGATACGAGCGTTTTCTTTTCCGTTGCCCATGTTCCTTTCTTAGGAATGGAGCTTCAAGGCTTTATTTCAAATATTCATGTTAAAGGAAAAGAATATCGTTTTGCTACTTATAACAACTCAAAACTCAGCATCTCTTTCCCCTCTGAAAACCAAGTAAACGTTAAAATAGAAAACGATCAAGCTGAAGTGACCCTAATTGGTACCGTTGAACATCTCGGTAATCTACAAGCACCAGTTGAATCTGGTATGCATAAAACCATTAAAGAAGGCGTTTCTGGTAACCTTCAAATGGAATTATGGGATAAAGAAACCGATTATTACTACCAAGGACTTGGAACCATGGCCGGAATTGAAATTGTTGACGCCCATGAGATGAAGAGTACTATGTAG
- a CDS encoding restriction endonuclease PLD domain-containing protein: MIFSDDLYRLIFNNKANQFSDEIIIISGFIGPKPVEDLSQTSLKATVVYGMYGASGISEALHKQLQQISQNSSNLEILYSKIPVHSKVYIWRKEGKITYALLGSANFSVNGLKKPYREILGEATDDSYETLSSYTDTILGNSVNSANATNIIQNYGSSPLIGTSTIYFSDSRCIVPLYIFDSSTGEKTMPQKSGINWGHGGAHNREDVAYIPISMENIRKFPKLFPQKKTDAVVVRNSSGESIRQNEPVEILWDDGIKMEAILEGSQGPNGIYPKQISSFPSKSMIGKYIRGRLGVENSSFVKLSDLHSANKDAIRISLIETGLYYMELIKTRD; this comes from the coding sequence ATGATTTTTTCAGATGATTTATATAGATTAATATTTAATAACAAAGCCAACCAATTTTCTGATGAGATTATTATTATTTCTGGGTTTATAGGGCCAAAACCAGTTGAAGATCTGAGCCAGACTTCTCTTAAGGCAACTGTAGTATATGGTATGTATGGGGCGAGCGGAATATCCGAAGCTTTACATAAACAATTACAACAAATATCTCAGAATAGTTCTAACTTAGAAATTTTATATTCAAAAATACCTGTTCATTCAAAAGTATATATTTGGAGGAAAGAAGGAAAAATTACTTATGCACTATTGGGTTCAGCTAACTTTTCTGTAAACGGTTTAAAAAAACCATATAGAGAAATATTAGGAGAAGCTACCGATGATTCTTACGAGACACTATCTTCTTACACGGACACTATATTAGGAAATTCCGTAAATAGTGCGAATGCTACTAATATAATTCAAAACTATGGCTCTAGCCCCCTAATTGGAACATCCACTATTTATTTTAGTGATAGTAGATGTATAGTACCTTTGTATATATTTGATAGTTCTACAGGAGAAAAAACTATGCCGCAAAAAAGTGGAATTAACTGGGGACATGGTGGCGCACATAATCGTGAGGATGTCGCATATATCCCTATTTCAATGGAGAATATTAGAAAGTTCCCAAAACTATTTCCACAAAAGAAAACAGATGCAGTTGTGGTAAGAAATAGCAGTGGGGAGTCTATTCGGCAAAATGAACCGGTAGAAATATTGTGGGACGATGGTATAAAAATGGAGGCGATTTTAGAAGGAAGTCAAGGCCCTAATGGGATTTATCCTAAACAAATATCATCATTTCCAAGTAAAAGCATGATTGGGAAATATATAAGAGGTAGATTAGGTGTTGAAAATTCTAGTTTTGTGAAACTATCAGATTTACATAGTGCAAATAAAGATGCAATAAGAATTAGTTTGATAGAAACGGGATTGTATTATATGGAATTAATAAAAACAAGAGATTAA
- a CDS encoding AAA family ATPase, which yields MAILDSLKSRFDESIKADKVNHLQALIYASKDIANYQLSHEGLNRELSPSEKIVIRSISAFEIFREGGRFSYGGANIEDTIKFLDGSYSEEEFQNLKDKFQKIYQDGGAFGIWEDQNFTLSALAKRVANNEITISRYLSIVFLNLFSYATNEEGEIVYFHLLDKLLTHILESGREQESIEISIEEIGNIYYDFNDESTEQHKRSQRNIMFQYLIGTEYFISSSSRKLKIHPNWVGKIAHLQSICNKEHSELSFETARSTLDNRTNRSRYVEVVTQNNHELEIAKISSGFDRIETNTSEIRTNDDSYELIEDYRQYIYFGAPGTGKSYRLKKDSEAFPSQNIKRITFHPNMTYGQFIGTFKPFPYIFEGEERITYKYIPGILLKTLVEALMKPNQPFLLIIEELNRANVSAVFGDFFQLLDRDDNDRSEYPISIGEDMKIYLTEEGLMNPNSYTEGGQLNEGLIFPQNFYIWTTMNSADQGVMPLDTAFKRRWEQKYFGINQAFEENREEFTQYAKIILNNGTVEWNELRQFINKQLIKLKIAEDKLLGPYFISKKILEVKSNETYEEANIRLTNSFKRKVLNYLFEDVGKHRRNELFTLDQEKMIYSEILNEFDNIGVRIFINHEEIDIELNDE from the coding sequence ATGGCGATTTTAGATTCACTTAAGTCACGTTTTGATGAAAGTATAAAAGCAGATAAAGTAAACCACTTACAAGCATTAATATATGCTTCAAAAGACATAGCAAACTACCAATTATCTCATGAAGGATTAAATAGAGAGTTATCACCATCTGAAAAAATTGTTATTAGATCTATATCAGCTTTTGAAATATTCCGCGAAGGAGGAAGATTTAGTTATGGTGGTGCGAACATAGAAGATACAATAAAATTTCTTGATGGAAGTTATTCAGAAGAAGAGTTTCAAAATTTGAAAGATAAGTTTCAAAAAATTTATCAAGATGGTGGTGCTTTTGGTATCTGGGAAGATCAAAATTTCACACTATCTGCACTCGCAAAAAGAGTTGCAAATAATGAAATAACAATATCGAGATATCTCAGTATTGTATTTTTAAATCTTTTTTCTTATGCCACTAATGAAGAAGGAGAGATTGTGTACTTCCATTTATTAGATAAATTACTAACACACATACTAGAAAGTGGTAGGGAGCAAGAATCCATAGAAATAAGTATAGAAGAAATAGGAAACATATATTACGATTTTAATGATGAGAGTACTGAACAGCACAAAAGAAGCCAAAGAAATATAATGTTTCAGTATTTAATTGGAACCGAATATTTTATTTCTTCTTCTAGTAGAAAGCTCAAAATCCACCCTAATTGGGTTGGAAAGATAGCCCATTTACAAAGTATATGTAATAAAGAGCACTCCGAACTTTCATTTGAAACTGCAAGATCAACATTGGATAATCGAACAAATAGAAGTAGATATGTTGAAGTTGTAACTCAAAATAATCACGAATTAGAAATAGCTAAAATTAGTAGTGGGTTCGACCGTATTGAGACAAACACTTCGGAAATTAGAACTAACGATGATTCATATGAATTGATTGAAGATTATAGACAATATATATACTTTGGGGCTCCAGGTACTGGAAAAAGTTATAGATTGAAAAAAGATAGTGAAGCCTTTCCATCCCAAAATATTAAAAGGATAACTTTCCATCCTAATATGACCTACGGACAATTTATTGGAACATTTAAGCCCTTCCCTTATATCTTTGAAGGAGAAGAAAGAATAACGTACAAATATATTCCGGGAATTTTACTAAAAACTTTAGTAGAAGCCTTAATGAAACCTAATCAACCGTTTTTATTAATAATTGAAGAGCTTAACAGAGCTAATGTTAGTGCTGTATTTGGAGATTTTTTTCAATTATTAGATAGAGACGATAATGATAGAAGTGAGTATCCAATAAGTATCGGTGAGGATATGAAAATATATTTAACCGAAGAAGGCTTAATGAATCCTAACAGTTATACAGAAGGGGGACAATTAAACGAAGGGCTTATATTTCCTCAAAATTTTTATATATGGACTACAATGAATAGTGCTGACCAAGGAGTCATGCCTTTAGATACAGCGTTTAAGCGGAGATGGGAGCAAAAATATTTTGGAATAAACCAGGCTTTTGAAGAAAACAGAGAAGAATTTACGCAGTATGCAAAAATTATATTAAATAATGGGACTGTAGAGTGGAACGAATTGCGCCAGTTTATAAACAAACAATTAATTAAATTAAAAATAGCGGAAGATAAACTCCTTGGTCCTTATTTTATTTCAAAAAAAATTTTAGAAGTTAAATCAAATGAAACATATGAAGAAGCTAATATACGTTTAACTAATTCGTTTAAAAGAAAAGTATTAAATTACCTATTTGAAGATGTTGGAAAGCATCGGAGGAATGAATTATTCACTCTTGACCAAGAGAAAATGATTTATTCTGAAATTTTGAATGAATTTGATAATATAGGGGTTAGAATATTTATTAATCATGAGGAAATTGATATTGAATTAAATGACGAATAA
- a CDS encoding tautomerase family protein: MPFVRIQLKEGRTPQQKEELAKAIIEKMEELKFASPDAIRVIYEDIAPEDFYSGQEK; encoded by the coding sequence ATGCCATTTGTAAGAATCCAGTTAAAAGAAGGACGGACACCACAACAAAAAGAAGAATTAGCTAAGGCCATTATTGAAAAAATGGAGGAATTAAAGTTTGCATCTCCGGATGCTATTCGTGTGATCTATGAGGATATAGCGCCAGAAGATTTTTATTCTGGTCAAGAGAAATGA
- a CDS encoding LlaJI family restriction endonuclease, with the protein MHILYFQEDSKITPSKIKSEFESTSAYPANNLIKKLKSTKVLYQKSSKVEINSLVNADLENEIKYDEYFYFKYVGILLIKDICIVVYPKYINNIFADYSGNKQKLIQILRVIQKFQSLYIDSNLEFDNDNESFLALKMYLQTSYFENGLYSSETTNIELNGDGEILWDKTINEKNAHIIKGVPFYLNYINKNVIQDNGNIIRRIHAAILTEISTELKDVLNLIGFEPVIISDDYLEDIGNSDYLEYLLESELNSQFINSKQLILKNLLKYIRKKALKTDSSEVEFYGTSSFNLVWEEVCKKYYKNDLNKTLAELNLISEGTVIKKNNYKLIQYRQDLPLKEVVDVPKWTLMETETEYKASKTLELDILHVNNIEKRFDIFDAKYYLIEFTDSRVRKQPGVGDITKQYLYELAFSNLAMINQYTFTNSFIVPKDNLAEDNDLGVKYSYVSLEFMDDLGLDPINVIARDPQIMYSKYLT; encoded by the coding sequence ATGCATATACTATATTTTCAAGAAGATAGTAAAATAACTCCTTCCAAAATTAAAAGTGAATTTGAGTCTACTAGTGCTTATCCAGCAAATAATTTAATAAAAAAATTAAAGTCAACAAAAGTCTTATACCAAAAATCTTCCAAAGTAGAAATTAATAGCTTAGTCAATGCTGATTTAGAAAACGAAATAAAATATGATGAATATTTTTACTTTAAATACGTAGGTATTTTATTAATTAAAGATATTTGTATAGTAGTTTATCCGAAATATATTAACAATATATTTGCAGATTATTCTGGAAATAAACAGAAGCTTATACAAATACTACGGGTAATACAAAAGTTTCAGAGTTTATACATTGATAGTAATTTGGAATTTGATAACGATAATGAGAGTTTTTTAGCACTAAAGATGTACTTGCAAACGTCTTATTTTGAGAATGGACTATATTCAAGTGAAACTACTAATATTGAGTTAAATGGAGATGGAGAAATACTTTGGGATAAAACAATTAATGAAAAAAATGCTCACATTATAAAAGGAGTTCCTTTTTATTTAAATTATATTAACAAAAATGTTATTCAAGATAATGGCAACATAATTAGGAGAATACATGCTGCAATATTAACAGAAATATCTACTGAATTAAAAGATGTCTTAAATTTAATCGGATTTGAACCAGTAATTATCTCAGATGATTATTTGGAAGATATTGGAAATAGTGATTACTTAGAGTATTTATTAGAGTCAGAATTAAATTCTCAATTTATTAATTCTAAGCAATTAATTTTAAAAAACCTTCTAAAATATATTAGAAAAAAGGCCCTAAAAACAGATAGTTCAGAAGTAGAATTTTACGGAACTAGTTCATTTAATTTAGTATGGGAAGAAGTATGTAAAAAATATTATAAAAATGATTTAAACAAAACACTAGCTGAATTAAATCTTATTTCAGAAGGAACTGTAATTAAAAAAAATAATTATAAGTTAATTCAATATAGACAGGACTTACCACTAAAAGAAGTAGTAGATGTTCCTAAATGGACATTAATGGAAACAGAAACTGAATATAAAGCAAGTAAAACATTAGAGCTAGACATTTTGCATGTTAATAATATCGAAAAGAGATTTGATATATTTGATGCTAAGTATTATTTAATTGAATTTACGGATAGTAGGGTTCGTAAACAACCTGGTGTAGGGGATATTACAAAGCAATATTTATACGAATTAGCTTTCTCAAACCTAGCAATGATTAATCAATATACATTTACGAACTCATTTATAGTACCTAAAGATAATTTAGCTGAAGATAACGACTTAGGAGTAAAATACTCTTATGTTTCACTAGAATTTATGGACGATTTAGGGCTTGATCCAATAAATGTAATAGCAAGAGATCCACAAATTATGTATTCAAAATATCTAACTTAA
- a CDS encoding copper-translocating P-type ATPase, giving the protein MKKESAEHADHHEHDHSHHEGHKHDEHHHDEHMGGGHEHHHHGDFKKLFFGSLPLGIPILILSPLMGITLPFQFTFPYSDILVAILSTILLAYGGRTFYQGAIAEFKQKAPGMMALVSLGISVSYIYSVYAVVTAYLTGNTMMDFFFEFASLILIMLLGHWIEMKAVGEAGDAQQSLAELIPKEAALVKEDDSIEKRPVSELKKGDLVRVQAGENIPADGKVVRGESRVNEALLTGESKLVEKKVEDKVIGGSTNGDAALFIEVSETGDQSFISQVQNLIREAQNQPSHAENLANKVAGWLFYIALGVSIVAFVVWLILADLQTAVRFTVTTLVIACPHALGLAIPLVVARSTSLGASRGLLVKDREALELANKADIMVLDKTGTLTTGTFEVLDVQVLNESYAKEKVIGLLAGIESGSSHPIAKSIVAYSKAADVKPVAFDSVSIISGSGVEGESAGKHYQLLSQKSYGKDLNIDIPTGATVSILIEEGQAIGMVALGDELKATSADLIKTLKEQGIEALMATGDNEAAAKAIADELGISYVSNQSPQDKYNLVEKLKKEGKTVIMVGDGVNDAPPLALADVGLAVGAGTQVAIDSADVVLTQSDPGDIAAFIELAQKTTRKMNENLLWGAGYNFIAIPLAAGILAPIGFTLSPAVGAILMSLSTVIVAINALFLRLDDKK; this is encoded by the coding sequence ATGAAGAAAGAATCAGCAGAACACGCAGATCATCATGAACACGACCATTCGCATCATGAGGGGCACAAACATGATGAACATCATCACGACGAGCATATGGGTGGAGGGCATGAGCACCATCATCATGGTGATTTTAAGAAACTATTTTTTGGTTCATTACCCTTAGGTATTCCCATTTTAATTTTATCGCCTTTAATGGGCATTACCTTGCCATTTCAGTTTACATTCCCATACTCAGATATTTTAGTAGCAATTCTATCTACAATTTTACTGGCTTATGGCGGGAGAACTTTTTATCAAGGCGCTATTGCGGAGTTTAAACAAAAGGCACCTGGTATGATGGCTTTAGTCTCACTCGGTATTTCTGTATCTTATATTTATAGTGTCTACGCTGTTGTGACAGCTTATTTAACCGGTAATACAATGATGGACTTTTTCTTTGAATTCGCATCTTTAATCCTCATTATGTTACTCGGACACTGGATTGAAATGAAAGCAGTCGGTGAAGCAGGGGATGCGCAACAATCGCTTGCCGAGCTGATTCCAAAAGAAGCTGCACTGGTCAAAGAAGATGATTCCATTGAAAAGCGTCCCGTCTCTGAATTAAAAAAAGGGGACTTGGTACGTGTCCAAGCGGGCGAGAATATCCCTGCAGATGGGAAAGTCGTTCGCGGGGAATCGCGAGTTAACGAAGCACTTCTAACAGGTGAATCTAAATTAGTTGAGAAAAAAGTAGAAGATAAAGTGATTGGTGGTTCTACGAACGGCGATGCTGCTCTCTTTATTGAAGTCAGTGAAACAGGCGATCAATCCTTTATCTCACAAGTTCAAAACCTCATTAGAGAAGCACAAAATCAACCTTCTCATGCGGAAAATCTGGCTAATAAAGTTGCCGGGTGGCTATTTTACATTGCTTTAGGAGTTTCCATTGTTGCATTTGTCGTTTGGCTGATACTAGCGGATCTTCAAACTGCCGTTCGCTTCACGGTGACAACGCTAGTCATTGCTTGTCCGCATGCCCTCGGTTTAGCGATTCCCTTAGTGGTGGCTCGTAGTACCAGTTTAGGTGCTAGTCGTGGTTTACTCGTTAAAGACCGGGAAGCTTTAGAACTAGCTAACAAAGCAGATATCATGGTCTTAGATAAGACCGGAACGCTCACAACAGGGACCTTTGAAGTTTTAGACGTACAAGTATTAAATGAAAGCTATGCAAAAGAAAAAGTGATTGGATTACTAGCGGGGATTGAATCTGGATCCAGTCATCCGATTGCAAAATCAATCGTTGCTTACTCTAAAGCAGCCGATGTTAAACCAGTCGCATTTGATTCTGTTTCCATTATTTCTGGTTCTGGTGTTGAAGGAGAGTCGGCAGGTAAACATTATCAATTACTAAGCCAAAAGAGCTATGGAAAAGATTTAAATATAGATATTCCAACAGGCGCTACAGTCAGTATTCTGATTGAAGAAGGACAAGCCATTGGTATGGTCGCTTTAGGAGATGAATTAAAAGCAACCAGCGCTGATTTAATCAAAACTTTGAAAGAACAAGGAATTGAGGCACTGATGGCAACCGGTGATAACGAAGCAGCAGCAAAAGCAATTGCCGATGAACTGGGAATTTCGTATGTATCCAATCAATCACCTCAAGACAAATATAACCTTGTAGAAAAATTAAAAAAAGAAGGCAAAACAGTTATTATGGTAGGGGATGGTGTCAACGATGCACCGCCGTTAGCCTTAGCAGATGTTGGTCTAGCGGTCGGAGCGGGAACACAAGTTGCGATTGATTCAGCAGATGTGGTCTTGACTCAATCAGATCCAGGTGACATTGCTGCCTTTATTGAACTAGCTCAAAAAACCACACGTAAAATGAATGAAAACCTTCTATGGGGAGCAGGGTACAACTTCATTGCGATTCCACTGGCAGCTGGAATTTTAGCGCCTATCGGATTTACACTTTCACCTGCAGTTGGAGCGATTTTAATGTCGCTTTCAACGGTAATTGTAGCAATAAATGCCCTGTTTTTAAGATTAGATGATAAAAAATAA